From a single Microbacterium murale genomic region:
- the map gene encoding type I methionyl aminopeptidase, which produces MIEILNTDELARAKSTGALVADILQEMKRRSAVGVNLLDIDRWTREMITEAGAQSCYVDYAPSFGNGPFGHYICTAVNDAVLHGMPHDYALADGDLLTLDLAVSLRGIAADAAISFVVGEAQPAESLAMIAATEQALAAGIAAARPGARVGDISRAIGTVLKAAGYPINMEFGGHGIGSTMHQDPHVANAGRPGRGYVLRPGLLLALEPWVMADTDELVTDADGWTLRSATGCRTAHTEHTIAITADGAEILTLPSATGGLH; this is translated from the coding sequence ATGATCGAGATTCTGAACACCGACGAACTCGCCCGAGCGAAGAGCACCGGTGCGCTGGTCGCCGACATCCTGCAGGAGATGAAGCGCCGCAGCGCGGTCGGCGTGAACCTGCTGGACATCGACCGATGGACCAGGGAGATGATCACCGAAGCCGGCGCGCAGTCCTGCTACGTCGACTACGCGCCCTCATTCGGGAACGGTCCCTTCGGCCACTACATCTGCACGGCTGTCAACGATGCCGTGCTCCACGGAATGCCGCACGACTACGCGCTCGCCGACGGCGATCTGCTGACGCTCGACCTCGCCGTCTCGCTCCGAGGAATCGCCGCGGACGCTGCCATCAGCTTCGTCGTCGGAGAAGCGCAACCTGCGGAGAGCCTGGCGATGATCGCCGCGACCGAGCAGGCTCTGGCGGCGGGGATCGCGGCGGCCAGGCCTGGTGCCCGGGTCGGTGACATCTCCCGCGCCATCGGGACTGTCCTCAAGGCGGCGGGGTACCCGATCAACATGGAGTTCGGTGGCCATGGCATCGGGTCGACAATGCATCAGGATCCGCATGTTGCGAACGCCGGACGGCCCGGTCGCGGATACGTATTGCGACCGGGGCTGCTGCTCGCGCTAGAACCGTGGGTCATGGCCGACACCGATGAGCTCGTCACGGATGCCGACGGGTGGACGCTTCGGAGTGCCACCGGATGCCGCACCGCTCACACTGAGCACACGATCGCGATCACTGCGGACGGTGCGGAGATTCTCACCCTACCTAGTGCAACTGGAGGGTTGCATTAA
- a CDS encoding TetR/AcrR family transcriptional regulator, with protein MVTARSSILSTADARRPIVAAAALAEFARGGYYATTVADVAREAKISPAYVFKLYSGKEALFVAALEACFDAIIAALEEGADAAVDQTPENILDAMGDAYAQLISDRTLLMLQVHAQSVAEIPVVGEALRAGLARVTMFAKNRSAGADDDVQRFIAYGQLCHLIVTTQLDGRPEEWARLLAKGMSHPA; from the coding sequence ATGGTCACGGCTCGCAGCTCAATCCTCTCCACGGCCGACGCGCGGCGGCCCATCGTCGCAGCAGCGGCGCTGGCGGAGTTCGCGCGCGGCGGCTACTACGCCACGACCGTCGCCGATGTCGCCCGGGAGGCGAAGATCTCCCCCGCGTACGTCTTCAAGCTCTACTCCGGCAAGGAAGCGCTCTTCGTCGCAGCCCTCGAAGCGTGCTTCGATGCGATCATCGCGGCCCTCGAAGAGGGGGCGGATGCTGCAGTCGACCAGACGCCTGAGAACATCCTCGACGCGATGGGCGATGCGTACGCGCAGTTGATCAGCGACCGAACTCTGCTGATGCTGCAGGTGCACGCGCAATCGGTCGCCGAGATCCCGGTCGTGGGGGAAGCTCTTCGTGCCGGACTTGCGCGCGTCACGATGTTCGCGAAGAACCGCTCCGCCGGGGCGGATGACGATGTGCAGCGCTTCATCGCCTATGGCCAGCTGTGCCATCTCATCGTGACGACCCAGCTCGACGGCCGCCCCGAAGAGTGGGCCAGGCTTCTCGCCAAGGGAATGAGCCACCCGGCGTGA
- a CDS encoding ABC transporter ATP-binding protein: MAKGILDGVSLEARAGEVLGILGPNGAGKTSLLRILAGLRRPDGGTITLDGSDLRAMRRRAVARRLAIVEQSPEVHDDITVHETAALGRTPHRGTFAALDRDDHSAIERALLLTGMGSYRSRTWRSLSGGEQQRAQLARALAQEPDVIVLDEPTNHLDIRYQLDVLGLLSSLEMTVVTALHDLNLAARFCDRVAVLHAGRVRASGLPADVLTVGLLREVYEVDAVVETSPHTGSLVATYLGGSEDRASRRSGV, encoded by the coding sequence ATGGCAAAGGGCATCCTCGATGGAGTCTCGCTCGAGGCGCGCGCGGGAGAAGTACTCGGCATCCTGGGGCCGAACGGCGCCGGCAAGACCTCTCTGCTGCGCATTCTCGCCGGTTTACGTCGGCCGGATGGCGGGACGATCACGCTCGACGGCTCGGATCTGCGGGCGATGAGGCGCCGCGCAGTCGCGCGCCGCCTCGCGATCGTCGAGCAGTCGCCGGAAGTGCACGATGACATCACCGTGCACGAGACCGCAGCCCTCGGGCGCACTCCTCATCGCGGCACATTCGCCGCGCTCGACCGTGACGATCACTCGGCGATCGAGCGCGCGCTCCTGCTGACCGGAATGGGGTCTTATCGCTCGCGGACCTGGCGCAGTCTCTCCGGGGGTGAGCAGCAACGGGCGCAGCTTGCTCGTGCGCTCGCGCAGGAGCCGGACGTGATCGTGCTTGACGAGCCCACGAACCACCTCGACATCCGCTACCAGCTGGACGTGCTCGGCCTCCTCTCCTCGCTCGAGATGACGGTTGTCACGGCGCTGCACGATCTCAATCTCGCGGCGCGCTTCTGTGATCGGGTCGCGGTCCTCCACGCCGGTCGAGTCCGCGCGTCGGGGCTGCCCGCAGATGTCCTCACGGTCGGACTGCTCCGCGAGGTGTACGAGGTCGACGCCGTGGTCGAGACCTCACCCCACACGGGATCGCTCGTGGCAACCTATCTCGGCGGTTCGGAAGATCGCGCCTCGCGGCGTTCGGGGGTTTGA
- a CDS encoding DHA2 family efflux MFS transporter permease subunit has product MNTLSTVVRPTIAAPRSSRRWVALSFLALAQFLVVLDASIVNIALPVLGRQLGMDTVALTWVITAYVLAFGGLLLLGGRLADRYGHRRIFLIGTAGFVVASALAGLSFSSEMLLVARALQGASAALLAPAALALLTHLFPDAKERTKALGVWGAVAGIGSAAGVLLGGILTATLGWQAVFFVNVPIGAIVLVAIPLLVTRDGERAGGRLDAAGAVTVTAALVALVGAFSAVEQLGFLHPLPLVLFAVAVVLGALFVGRERRSAEPLVPLAVFRNRDIALGNVVMLLGAAAMVALFFALSVYMQAVLGYDALTAGLSQLPLAGALVLVAGVVPALIGRLGTRPILATSLLVLAGGLVWLAFAPSDAVFLTQLLGPSLLIGVGLGGAFVATTQLAVEGVEGGEAGLAGGLINTSQQIGGAVGLAVLGTIAGLRTAALEASGASPADALTGGFAWLFLGAAALAILGAGTVAVWRRR; this is encoded by the coding sequence ATGAACACGCTCTCGACCGTCGTCCGCCCGACGATCGCCGCACCACGCAGCTCCCGCCGCTGGGTCGCCCTCAGCTTCCTCGCTCTCGCGCAGTTCCTCGTCGTGCTGGACGCCTCCATCGTCAACATCGCTCTCCCCGTGCTCGGGCGGCAGCTCGGCATGGACACGGTCGCCCTCACCTGGGTGATCACCGCATACGTGCTCGCCTTCGGCGGGCTGCTCCTTCTCGGCGGACGTCTTGCCGACCGATACGGTCACCGCCGCATCTTCCTGATCGGCACCGCTGGTTTCGTCGTAGCATCCGCGCTCGCCGGCCTCTCGTTCTCGAGCGAGATGCTGCTCGTGGCACGAGCCCTGCAAGGCGCGTCCGCCGCGCTCCTCGCCCCGGCCGCCCTCGCCTTGCTCACGCACCTCTTCCCCGACGCGAAGGAGCGCACCAAAGCACTCGGCGTCTGGGGCGCAGTCGCAGGGATCGGATCCGCGGCCGGCGTGCTGCTCGGCGGCATCCTCACCGCGACGCTCGGCTGGCAGGCGGTGTTCTTCGTCAACGTGCCGATCGGTGCGATCGTGCTGGTCGCGATTCCGCTTCTCGTCACTCGTGACGGCGAGCGAGCGGGCGGACGCCTGGATGCGGCCGGTGCGGTCACGGTGACCGCGGCGCTCGTCGCTCTCGTCGGGGCGTTCAGCGCCGTGGAGCAGCTGGGTTTCCTGCACCCACTGCCGCTCGTGCTCTTCGCGGTCGCCGTCGTGCTCGGCGCCCTGTTCGTGGGGCGCGAGCGACGCAGCGCCGAACCGCTCGTGCCGCTGGCTGTGTTCCGCAACCGCGACATCGCGCTCGGCAATGTCGTCATGCTGCTCGGCGCCGCCGCCATGGTCGCCCTCTTCTTCGCCCTCTCGGTGTACATGCAGGCCGTGCTCGGCTACGACGCGCTCACGGCAGGCCTGTCTCAGCTGCCGCTCGCCGGCGCGCTCGTGCTCGTCGCAGGCGTCGTTCCCGCGCTGATCGGCCGTCTGGGCACGAGGCCAATCCTCGCCACGTCGCTGCTTGTCTTGGCCGGCGGGCTGGTGTGGCTCGCGTTCGCACCATCGGATGCCGTCTTCCTGACTCAGCTGCTGGGGCCGTCGCTGCTCATCGGCGTCGGACTCGGCGGTGCGTTCGTCGCAACGACGCAGCTCGCAGTCGAAGGAGTCGAAGGCGGTGAGGCCGGTCTCGCCGGCGGTCTTATCAACACCAGTCAGCAGATCGGCGGCGCCGTCGGTCTCGCCGTGCTTGGCACGATCGCGGGCCTGCGGACTGCGGCACTGGAGGCGAGCGGTGCATCGCCGGCCGATGCACTCACCGGCGGGTTCGCGTGGCTCTTCCTAGGGGCGGCCGCGCTCGCGATCCTCGGGGCGGGAACCGTGGCGGTCTGGCGGCGCCGCTGA
- a CDS encoding helix-turn-helix domain-containing protein: MVRMPLSAAEIERGERLGTMLRQARGARTMLDVALDAGVSPETLRKIESGRVATPAFPTIAAIAHALGLSLDTVWREISLPEPTRVPAPLNT; this comes from the coding sequence ATGGTCAGGATGCCGCTCTCTGCCGCAGAGATCGAACGAGGAGAACGCCTCGGCACCATGCTGCGCCAGGCACGGGGTGCACGCACGATGCTCGACGTCGCACTCGATGCAGGAGTGTCGCCCGAGACGCTGCGCAAGATCGAGTCCGGCCGCGTCGCGACACCCGCCTTCCCGACCATCGCTGCGATCGCCCATGCGCTCGGGCTCTCGCTCGATACGGTCTGGCGCGAGATCAGCCTGCCCGAGCCGACGCGTGTTCCCGCGCCGTTGAATACCTAG
- a CDS encoding ArsR/SmtB family transcription factor, whose protein sequence is MSADTLAPMFAALADETRWSILQALGEGDASASALAGRLPVSRQAIAKHLAVLQEVGLVEPIRAGRELRFRVIGAELSVIAERLDVIGRGWDRRLASIKEIAEEL, encoded by the coding sequence GTGAGCGCAGACACCCTGGCTCCCATGTTCGCGGCACTCGCGGATGAGACGCGGTGGAGCATCCTGCAGGCGCTCGGAGAGGGGGATGCTTCGGCATCCGCCCTCGCCGGGCGTCTCCCCGTCAGTCGCCAGGCGATCGCGAAGCACCTCGCGGTGCTGCAGGAGGTCGGCCTCGTCGAGCCGATACGCGCCGGCCGCGAACTGCGATTCCGCGTGATCGGTGCCGAGCTCAGTGTCATCGCTGAGCGTCTCGACGTGATCGGGCGCGGCTGGGACCGCCGTCTTGCATCGATCAAGGAGATCGCCGAAGAGCTGTGA
- a CDS encoding FecCD family ABC transporter permease, translated as MTKLAETDADGADAHAHPSSAVRLEAPDVDSPDVDSPDVDSPVDESTRRRADRGAGDRVRRRLRSSVVLILFAAALGASIIAATFVGTASIGPLDVVAIVLRHIGLDALAPVPPVSPLIDALIWESRLPRVLLAATVGLGLAVSGAVLQSITRNPLAEPYLLGVSSGASTGAVAVMILGLGSGAVSLSMGAFGGALVAFTIVLVLIGGGRVSNPARVVLTGVLVSQFFSAVTSLVLMLNGDADSTRGFTYWLLGSLGGARWEPLIVASAVIVICAVACLLFAPALDAFTFGWDTAASLGISVTQTRVTLMILTALMTAAAVAASGAIGFIGLLVPHVVRLLAGHTHRMLLPLSALGGAIFLIWVDAFARSAFAPHEVPVGVITALLGAPVFAIVLRKAARR; from the coding sequence ATGACGAAGCTCGCAGAGACGGATGCCGATGGCGCTGACGCGCACGCGCATCCGTCTTCGGCGGTTCGACTCGAAGCGCCCGACGTCGATTCGCCCGACGTCGATTCGCCCGACGTCGATTCGCCCGTCGATGAGTCAACCCGGCGGAGAGCCGATCGTGGTGCGGGCGACCGCGTGCGTCGGCGTCTGCGCTCGTCCGTGGTGCTCATCCTCTTCGCCGCGGCGCTCGGCGCCTCGATCATCGCGGCGACCTTCGTCGGCACCGCGAGCATCGGACCACTCGACGTCGTCGCGATCGTCCTGAGGCACATCGGACTCGACGCTCTCGCGCCAGTGCCTCCCGTCTCGCCGCTCATCGACGCGCTGATCTGGGAATCTCGACTTCCCCGAGTGCTGCTCGCGGCGACAGTCGGCCTCGGGCTGGCCGTCTCTGGTGCCGTTCTGCAGTCGATCACCCGCAACCCGCTCGCTGAGCCGTACCTGCTGGGAGTCTCATCCGGCGCGTCCACCGGAGCGGTCGCGGTGATGATCCTCGGGTTGGGTTCCGGTGCCGTGAGCCTCTCGATGGGAGCGTTCGGCGGCGCGCTCGTCGCCTTCACGATCGTGCTGGTGCTGATCGGCGGCGGCCGCGTCTCGAACCCCGCTCGAGTGGTCCTCACCGGGGTGCTCGTGTCGCAGTTCTTCTCAGCCGTCACCTCGCTCGTGCTCATGCTCAACGGCGACGCCGACTCCACCAGGGGCTTCACGTACTGGCTGCTCGGCTCGCTCGGCGGCGCACGGTGGGAGCCGCTCATCGTGGCATCCGCGGTCATCGTGATCTGCGCCGTCGCCTGCCTGTTGTTCGCCCCGGCACTCGACGCCTTCACTTTCGGCTGGGACACGGCGGCCTCCCTCGGCATCAGCGTCACGCAGACGCGGGTGACCTTGATGATCCTCACTGCGCTCATGACGGCCGCAGCTGTCGCAGCATCCGGAGCGATCGGGTTCATCGGGCTCCTCGTCCCGCACGTCGTCCGGTTGCTCGCCGGTCATACGCACCGGATGCTGTTGCCTCTGTCGGCATTAGGTGGAGCGATCTTCCTCATCTGGGTCGACGCCTTCGCACGCTCGGCGTTCGCCCCGCACGAGGTCCCCGTCGGCGTCATCACCGCGCTGCTCGGCGCACCGGTCTTCGCTATCGTCCTGCGCAAGGCGGCACGGCGATGA
- a CDS encoding carbohydrate ABC transporter permease, with protein MTDTLSPAVPDVTASAPAPQPTRRRPSLRLGTHLFLLILLVAFLAPVAWAIVSSFKQPNDIIRDPLGFDVSTFTLDNFTAMFQDVPIAHGFLNTAIVLVIKGGITLFFAPLAAFAFAKYEFIGKNLIFGAVLITLMLPTIVLIIPLLLEMKTLGWVNTYQALILPGAVDAFAIFWMRQVISAVPDELLDAARVDGCSEFGIFWRVVVPVIRPGLAGLAVLTIMNIYNDFVWPVIVASSERMATLQVVLSTLAQNITGNRIGADYATVTGELLAASSIALIPLLVLFIVLQRHFINGILAGSVKG; from the coding sequence ATGACCGACACCCTCTCTCCTGCAGTGCCGGACGTCACGGCATCCGCCCCCGCACCGCAACCCACCCGGCGCCGACCGAGCCTGCGCCTCGGCACCCACCTGTTCCTGCTGATCCTTCTCGTCGCTTTCCTCGCTCCGGTGGCATGGGCGATCGTGTCGTCGTTCAAGCAGCCGAACGACATCATCCGTGACCCGCTCGGGTTCGATGTGTCGACGTTCACGCTCGACAACTTCACCGCCATGTTCCAAGACGTGCCGATCGCGCACGGATTCCTCAACACCGCGATCGTGCTGGTGATCAAGGGCGGCATCACGCTGTTCTTCGCGCCACTCGCCGCGTTCGCGTTCGCGAAGTACGAATTCATCGGTAAGAACCTCATCTTCGGTGCGGTTCTCATCACCCTGATGCTGCCGACCATCGTTCTGATCATCCCGCTGCTGCTCGAGATGAAGACCCTCGGCTGGGTCAACACGTATCAGGCGCTGATCCTGCCGGGCGCGGTGGACGCGTTCGCCATCTTCTGGATGCGTCAGGTCATCAGCGCGGTGCCGGATGAGCTGCTGGATGCTGCGCGCGTCGACGGATGCAGCGAATTCGGCATCTTCTGGCGCGTCGTCGTCCCCGTCATCCGCCCGGGACTGGCAGGCCTTGCCGTGCTGACGATCATGAACATCTACAACGACTTCGTCTGGCCGGTGATCGTCGCGAGTTCGGAGCGGATGGCGACTCTGCAGGTCGTGCTCTCGACGCTCGCGCAGAACATCACCGGCAACCGGATCGGGGCCGACTACGCGACGGTCACCGGCGAGCTCCTCGCGGCGAGTTCCATCGCCCTCATTCCCCTGCTGGTGCTCTTCATCGTGCTCCAGCGTCACTTCATCAACGGCATCCTCGCCGGCAGCGTGAAAGGCTGA
- a CDS encoding SRPBCC domain-containing protein, which produces MTENPASIVDEDAFTVRRSIRINAPVEKVWRAITQPEYISRWFGRTVLDGVGVGAAGTMTFPDYGSIPLRVEEWDEPRVVAYRWNNDDALGKLPDRVQEKGSTVFTFTLDEIDGGTQLTVVEAGFENTSDPRVNLESHRTGWDEELDKMVALVEKDAVEADE; this is translated from the coding sequence ATGACCGAAAACCCGGCATCCATCGTCGACGAAGACGCATTCACGGTGCGGCGCAGCATCCGCATCAACGCACCCGTCGAGAAGGTGTGGCGCGCGATCACGCAGCCCGAGTACATCTCCCGCTGGTTCGGCCGCACCGTGCTCGACGGTGTCGGCGTCGGAGCCGCCGGAACGATGACCTTCCCGGACTACGGCTCCATCCCGCTGCGGGTCGAGGAGTGGGATGAGCCGCGCGTGGTCGCGTACCGCTGGAACAACGACGACGCGCTCGGGAAGCTTCCGGACCGCGTTCAGGAGAAGGGCTCGACCGTCTTCACGTTCACGCTCGATGAGATCGATGGCGGTACGCAGCTCACTGTCGTCGAAGCCGGATTCGAGAACACGTCCGATCCGCGCGTGAACCTCGAGAGCCACCGCACGGGTTGGGATGAGGAGCTCGACAAGATGGTCGCCCTGGTCGAGAAAGACGCAGTCGAGGCCGACGAGTGA
- a CDS encoding HNH endonuclease signature motif containing protein: MSKLTGLHEAISRLDVAWADAGDSNDLSRDQLIAVTNAIGLLQRRLDAVHVGVAAGVASESRTELGADSLAKQQGFRTPAKLIAAATGMSTGDAIRLIKVGEATAVRTDLLGARLPAKYPLVSEAMAAGTLSAQAAALIIGVLERCRIAAGPQQTAEGERLLVDAAPGLALDEIRRLVVRVEAWLDPDGVEPREDEQRGKRSLTFFERGGRLHLNGNFDVETGAPIVAALRGYVSAAFAARQDAPDPDAPDADRRTVPMLHVDDLESATGAATIDGIDQPISAAAARRMAADGGVIPCVLGGDSEILDWGRKKRFFTKAQRLALVERDGGCAMCNLPPEMVKAHHMRWWERHHGRTDLSNGILLCESCHHRIHDNGWDIHIDGTGVNARVWFIPPAHVDPARTPRLGGRARFDIAA, translated from the coding sequence ATGTCGAAGTTGACCGGTCTGCACGAGGCGATCTCCCGCCTCGACGTGGCGTGGGCGGATGCTGGCGACTCGAACGACCTTTCGAGGGATCAGCTGATCGCGGTCACGAACGCGATCGGCTTGTTGCAGCGTCGACTGGATGCGGTGCACGTGGGCGTGGCGGCGGGTGTCGCCAGCGAATCGCGTACGGAGCTCGGTGCAGATTCTTTGGCGAAGCAGCAGGGTTTCCGCACTCCGGCGAAGTTGATCGCCGCAGCCACGGGCATGTCGACAGGTGATGCCATCCGTCTCATCAAGGTGGGCGAGGCGACGGCGGTGCGCACGGATCTTCTGGGTGCCCGGTTGCCGGCGAAGTACCCACTGGTGAGCGAGGCGATGGCGGCAGGAACTCTGAGTGCGCAGGCGGCCGCGTTGATCATCGGGGTGCTGGAGCGGTGTCGTATCGCTGCCGGGCCGCAACAGACGGCGGAAGGGGAGAGGCTGCTTGTCGATGCTGCGCCCGGACTCGCGCTCGATGAGATCCGCCGGCTCGTGGTGCGGGTCGAGGCATGGCTCGACCCTGATGGTGTCGAACCGCGAGAAGACGAGCAGCGGGGCAAGCGGTCGCTCACGTTCTTCGAGCGCGGCGGGCGGTTGCATCTCAACGGGAACTTCGATGTCGAGACCGGTGCGCCGATCGTCGCCGCGCTTCGCGGATACGTGAGCGCGGCATTCGCTGCTCGCCAGGACGCCCCCGATCCGGACGCGCCCGATGCCGATCGTCGCACGGTGCCGATGCTGCACGTCGACGACCTGGAATCCGCCACTGGCGCCGCGACGATCGACGGCATCGACCAGCCGATAAGTGCAGCCGCTGCCCGACGGATGGCCGCCGACGGCGGGGTGATCCCCTGCGTCCTCGGTGGAGACAGCGAGATCCTCGACTGGGGTCGGAAGAAGCGCTTCTTCACCAAGGCGCAACGCCTCGCCCTCGTCGAACGCGATGGCGGATGCGCCATGTGCAACCTCCCGCCCGAAATGGTCAAGGCCCACCACATGCGATGGTGGGAACGCCATCACGGACGAACTGACCTCTCCAACGGAATCCTCCTGTGTGAGAGCTGTCACCATCGCATCCACGACAACGGATGGGACATCCATATCGACGGCACAGGTGTGAACGCGCGGGTCTGGTTCATCCCTCCCGCTCACGTCGACCCTGCACGCACTCCCAGACTCGGCGGACGCGCACGCTTCGATATCGCCGCGTGA
- a CDS encoding glycoside hydrolase family 2 protein, which produces MSLSTTESPLAAADSDATPRRDYPRPDRDRSERWLTLNGEWDFEADGIRSAITVPFAWESEASGIRRTWLERGTYRRRIVAPVEWADRRVVLSFGAVHHRAVVRIDGSLVGEHVGGYESFEFDITDFVVPGVTSELTVEVDAPADKRDIAHGKQRSIPRDDYDGVSFTPTSGIWQSVWLEARGRTYARVVSLRGDSLTGIDVAVSLEGDAVGGAVVRARVSGAEVEMTTDAAGQASARIEIEEPQLWSPADPHLYRVEIVVGEGHAADQVTATTGLRHIETRGEELWLNGSRLYVRGVLDQGYWPDTGLTAPDSDALVRDIALARELGYNLVRKHLKFEDPIWLHEADRTGMLVWAEPACPSRFSDAAAVAFEAQLPAMVERDGNHPSIVIWGLYNEEWGLDWDIPGSAARTEAAERAYDLLRTLDDTRPIVENSGWAHVRSDLVDWHYYEPDIATWKQVVADLAEGTREEFPVRLGPDFIVDKSLYGSSSFPRSGVPILNSEYGEGFTSLERAWHLRWETQELRRHDRFSGYVYTEFSDVEHECAGLLTEDRRTKDWGGCIPADVNADTVLVLDLVPERAGADLALPVTAFGIDVHVSHHGDSALSLLVHGAWVPAGSPMERIPSASSAPSTDVVSTSRVDVAPFVLSDAVHLAVPARDGAGRFLIWATDADENVVARAYLDAAEVEAPNRRGARAGEFVGVEQPGHA; this is translated from the coding sequence ATGTCTCTTTCCACTACCGAATCCCCCCTCGCAGCAGCAGATTCCGACGCCACGCCTCGCCGCGACTACCCACGGCCCGATCGCGACCGATCGGAACGCTGGCTGACCCTCAACGGAGAGTGGGACTTCGAGGCCGACGGCATCCGATCAGCCATCACGGTGCCGTTCGCGTGGGAAAGCGAAGCATCCGGCATCCGGCGCACCTGGTTGGAGCGCGGGACCTATCGCCGACGCATCGTCGCACCCGTCGAATGGGCCGATCGTCGCGTCGTGCTGAGCTTCGGTGCAGTGCACCACCGCGCCGTCGTGCGCATCGACGGCAGCCTCGTCGGGGAACACGTCGGCGGCTACGAGTCGTTCGAGTTCGACATCACCGACTTCGTCGTGCCCGGTGTGACCTCCGAACTGACGGTAGAGGTCGACGCGCCGGCAGACAAGCGGGACATCGCGCACGGCAAGCAGCGCTCGATTCCGCGCGACGACTACGACGGGGTCTCATTCACGCCGACCTCCGGCATCTGGCAGTCGGTCTGGCTTGAGGCCCGCGGGCGCACCTACGCACGCGTCGTTTCACTGCGCGGCGACAGCCTGACGGGGATCGATGTCGCGGTGTCGCTGGAGGGCGATGCCGTCGGCGGTGCGGTCGTGCGTGCCCGGGTGTCCGGCGCAGAGGTCGAGATGACGACGGATGCTGCCGGTCAGGCGTCCGCTCGCATCGAGATTGAGGAACCGCAGCTGTGGTCACCGGCTGATCCACATCTGTATCGCGTCGAGATCGTCGTCGGCGAAGGTCACGCGGCCGATCAGGTCACTGCCACCACCGGGCTGCGCCATATCGAGACGCGCGGCGAGGAGCTCTGGCTCAACGGCTCCAGGTTGTATGTGCGCGGCGTCCTCGATCAGGGGTATTGGCCCGACACCGGTCTCACGGCCCCCGACTCTGACGCGCTGGTCCGCGACATCGCGCTGGCGCGTGAGCTCGGCTACAACCTGGTGCGCAAGCATCTCAAGTTCGAGGACCCGATCTGGCTGCACGAGGCGGACCGCACAGGGATGCTGGTCTGGGCGGAGCCCGCCTGCCCGAGTCGCTTCTCAGACGCTGCGGCGGTGGCGTTCGAAGCTCAGCTTCCGGCCATGGTGGAGCGCGACGGCAACCACCCGAGCATCGTCATCTGGGGTCTCTACAACGAGGAGTGGGGCCTGGACTGGGACATTCCCGGCAGTGCGGCACGCACCGAAGCGGCCGAGCGCGCCTATGACCTGCTGCGCACCCTCGATGACACTCGACCGATCGTCGAGAATTCCGGTTGGGCGCACGTGCGCAGCGACCTCGTCGACTGGCACTACTACGAGCCCGACATCGCGACCTGGAAGCAGGTCGTTGCGGATCTCGCCGAAGGCACGCGCGAGGAGTTCCCCGTGCGGCTCGGACCTGACTTCATCGTCGACAAATCGCTCTACGGGTCATCGTCTTTCCCGCGGTCCGGCGTGCCGATCCTGAACAGCGAATACGGCGAAGGTTTCACGAGTCTCGAGCGCGCGTGGCACCTGCGGTGGGAGACGCAGGAACTGCGTCGGCACGACCGTTTCTCCGGTTACGTCTACACGGAGTTCTCCGACGTCGAGCACGAGTGCGCGGGGCTGCTGACCGAGGACCGCCGCACCAAGGACTGGGGCGGCTGCATCCCCGCCGACGTGAACGCGGACACGGTGCTCGTACTGGACCTCGTGCCCGAACGGGCCGGCGCAGACCTCGCGCTTCCGGTGACTGCGTTCGGCATCGACGTGCATGTCTCGCATCATGGAGATTCGGCGCTTTCCCTTTTGGTCCACGGCGCGTGGGTCCCGGCCGGCTCACCGATGGAGCGCATCCCCTCGGCCAGTAGCGCTCCGTCGACTGACGTCGTGTCGACCTCACGTGTCGACGTCGCGCCCTTCGTGCTCTCAGATGCTGTGCATCTCGCCGTGCCCGCACGCGACGGAGCCGGTCGATTCCTGATCTGGGCGACGGATGCCGATGAGAATGTCGTCGCGCGCGCCTACCTGGATGCGGCGGAGGTCGAGGCGCCGAATCGCCGCGGTGCGCGGGCCGGCGAGTTCGTGGGCGTGGAGCAGCCGGGGCACGCCTAG